A single Panthera tigris isolate Pti1 chromosome A3, P.tigris_Pti1_mat1.1, whole genome shotgun sequence DNA region contains:
- the RAB11FIP5 gene encoding rab11 family-interacting protein 5 isoform X3, protein MFDLSMKDKPRSPFSKIKDKMKGKKKYELESASAILPSSALEDPELGSLGKMGKAKGFFLRNKLRKSSLTQSNTSLGSDSTLSSASGSLAYQGPGAELLTRSPSRSSWLSTEGGRDATQSPKLLTHKRTYSDEASQMRAAPPRSLLDLQGHLEAASRSSLCVNGSHIYNEEPQAPLRHRSSISGPFPPSSSLHSVSSRPAEEGTRAADDSGGRGSRSTSSSEVLPGQEELSSQAKVLATGANRSGEEEGARLPEGKPVQVATPMVASSEAVAEKEGARKEERKPRMGLFHHHHQGLSRSELGRRGSLGEKGGPMLGASPHHSSSGEEKAKSSWFGFREAKEPTQKPSLDVSPQVEPDPAALPHHLPCSPCATAPPTPAPTAAPMLSTNLFAAASPAAATAAAASAAPEATPSGFLGLTNPFLTSMQSNPFFEELIADIALNSPSPAPSLPSASRASPTPLASPGKAPPEWDDTFNVFAASRLRPEARSKILAPAGVGLEVTGLQDQGRGAMTMKAAEPRGDPGGGGRGGSSVWLEPRVPLDLGLDRQSKSTADLGPLGSIGAGLPSTSAQLHPRASDSEADREPPAPGGEAGQSPADSATSLFSSPEVISVWERLPGPDDAPEGQDEASQGEGQLLHELNTVEDSWPWDVVTISPAAEMSSPVLRGESDELPPPQMQPESPEAGSPKGSEGPPPLELEPEPEPEPKPEQVLDKELQPSRPPPKPPRLFTPSDSQEEEEAATAAAAGGLRSRGAETGGEDDLPSMLVAGPQEAKEEGEAPGSESDSHSSRTLLGGPGLEDVVEGASPPVSGPYLSLPTSCPEGPAPIPHYPKSLAPQSQQILEAPEKGGSPEGPEAQSQGPVGEGLGPLPGSSQHTDLWASEEDALNPFLSQGNQDPPSLPSTSPPGSRESSILSGPEELPTPPEPAFPPPPLPSWAGHRHGEPSPPCSPLPGARPLTSSSPPPGEPASSPGGSPAPLGEDHAATTPASPLVLLPLETRPAEEPQPSASPHPVKPLSAAPVEGSPDRKQPRSSLSTALSSGLEKLKTVTSGSVQPVAPAPHVGQTVDAKRLKDSGVLDQSAKYYHLTHDELIGLLLQRERELSQRDEHVQELESYIDRLLVRIMETSPTLLQIPPGPPK, encoded by the exons ATGTTTGACCTGTCCATGAAGGACAAGCCGCGGTCCCCTTTCAGCAAGATCAAGGACAAGATGAAGGGCAAGAAGAAGTATGAGCTGGAATCTGCCTCTGCCATCCTCCCAAGCAGTGCCCTGGAGGACCCTGAGCTGGGCAGCCTGGGCAAGATGGGCAAAGCCAAAGGCTTCTTCCTGCGCAACAAGCTACGCAAGTCCTCCCTGACGCAGTCTAACACCTCGCTGGGCTCGGACAGCACCCTGTCCTCGGCCAGCGGGAGCCTGGCCTACCAGGGCCCGGGCGCCGAGCTCCTCACACGCTCGCCCAGCCGTAGCAGCTGGCTGTCCACCGAAGGGG GCAGGGACGCTACCCAGTCCCCCAAGTTGCTCACCCACAAAAGGACCTACAGTGATGAGGCCAGCCAGATGCGAGCGGCTCCACCCCGATCCCTTCTGGACCTCCAGGGCCACCTGGAAGCTGCCTCCCGCTCCTCGCTCTGTGTCAATGGGAGCCACATTTACAACGAGGAGCCCCAGGCCCCCCTGCGGCACCGCAGCTCCATCTCgggccccttcccaccctccagcTCCCTGCACAGTGTGTCTTCCCGGCCTGCTGAGGAGGGTACTCGGGCCGCAGATGACTCCGGGGGCAGAGGCAGCCGCAGCACCAGCAGCTCAGAGGTGCTGCCCGGACAGGAGGAGCTGAGCTCTCAGGCCAAAGTGTTGGCCACTGGGGCCAACCGCtctggagaggaagagggggccCGGCTCCCAGAGGGAAAGCCAGTACAGGTTGCCACACCCATGGTGGCCTCCTCCGAGGCTGTGGCCGAGAAGGAAGGAGCCCGGAAGGAGGAGCGGAAGCCCCGGATGGGcctcttccaccaccaccaccaggggCTGAGTCGGAGCGAGTTGGGGCGCCGTGGCTCtctgggggagaaggggggtCCCATGCTGGgggcctccccccaccactcATCCAGCGGGGAGGAAAAGGCCAAGAGTAGCTGGTTTGGCTTCAGAGAAGCCAAGGAACCGACTCAGAAACCCAG CCTGGACGTGTCTCCTCAGGTAGAACCTGACCCAGCTGCTCTTCCTCaccacctcccctgctccccctgtGCTACGgccccccccactcctgctcccaCCGCTGCTCCCATGCTAAGCACTAACCTTTTTGCAGCCGCCTCCCCCGCTGCTGCCACTGCTGCTGCCGCCTCCGCCGCCCCTGAAGCCACCCCATCTGGATTCTTGGGTCTCACCAACCCGTTCCTCACCTCCATGCAGAGCAACCCTTTCTTCGAGGAACTCATAGCCGACATAGCACTAAACTCTCCTtcacctgctccctctctccccagtgcCTCGAgggccagccccacccccctgGCCTCCCCTGGGAAAGCCCCGCCTGAGTGGGACGACACCTTCAACGTCTTTGCTGCCAGCAGGCTGCGTCCAGAGGCCAGGAGCAAGATCCTGGCCCCTGCAGGAGTGGGGCTGGAGGTGACTGGGCTGCAAGACCAAGGCCGTGGGGCCATGACAATGAAGGCAGCTGAGCCCCGGGGGgaccctgggggaggaggaagaggtgggagCAGCGTGTGGCTGGAGCCCAGGGTTCCTCTGGACTTGGGACTGGACCGCCAGAGCAAGAGCACGGCTGACCTGGGGCCCCTTGGGTCGATAGGGGCCGGCCTGCCCTCTACGTCAGCCCAGCTGCACCCGAGAGCctcagactctgaagcagacagGGAGCCACCAGCCCCAGGAGGGGAAGCAGGGCAGAGTCCAGCAGACAGTGCAACGTCTCTGTTTAGCTCCCCAGAAGTGATCAGTGTGTGGGAAAGACTGCCTGGCCCAGACGACGCCCCTGAGGGCCAGGACGAGGCCTCCCAAGGCGAAGGCCAGCTTTTGCATGAGCTCAATACAGTGGAAGATTCATGGCCTTGGGATGTGGTCACCATTTCTCCTGCAGCTGAAATGTCTTCACCGGTCCTGCGGGGAGAGTCTGATGAGCTGCCTCCTCCCCAGATGCAGCCAGagtcaccagaagctgggagcCCCAAGGGGAGTGAGGGGCCTCCCCCACTGGAGCTGGAGCCAGAGCCTGAGCCAGAGCCCAAACCTGAGCAGGTGTTGGACAAGGAACTGCAACCCAGCAGGCCACCTCCCAAGCCACCACGCCTCTTCACACCCTCGGATtctcaggaggaggaggaggcggccaCGGCAGCTGCTGCAGGGGGGCTGAGAAGCAGGGGGGCAGAGACTGGAGGAGAAGACGACCTCCCAAGCATGCTGGTTGCTGGTCCACAGGAGGCCAAGGAGGAGGGCGAGGCCCCTGGGTCGGAGTCTGACAGCCATTCTTCTAGAACCCTGCTGGGTGGGCCAGGCCTGGAAGATGTAGTGGAGGGTGCCAGCCCTCCTGTGTCTGGGCCCTACTTATCCCTGCCCACTAGCTGCCCTGAGGGTCCTGCCCCCATACCCCATTACCCAAAGAGCTTGGCTCCTCAGAGTCAGCAGATCCTGGAGGctccagagaaaggagggagCCCTGAGGGTCCTGAGGCCCAGAGCCAAggaccagtgggagaggggcttgGGCCCTTGCCAGGCAGCTCCCAACACACTGACCTCTGGGCGTCAGAGGAGGATGCCTTGAACCCCTTTTTGTCTCAGGGGAACCAAGACCCCCCCAGTCTCCCGTCCACATCCCCTCCAGGGTCCAGGGAATCTTCCATCCTCTCTGGTCCAGAAGAGCTGCCCACGCCCCCAGAGCCTGCTTTTCCACCGCCCCCTCTCCCGTCCTGGGCCGGCCACCGCCATGGGGAGCCCAGCCCTCCATGCTCTCCTCTGCCTGGAGCTCGGCCCCTgacttcttcctccccaccccctggggagccagcctcctcccctgggggctcccctgccccacttgGGGAGGACCACGCTGCAaccaccccagcctccccgctTGTGCTTCTGCCCTTGGAGACACGACCAGCTGAGGAGCCACAGCCCAGTGCCAG CCCCCACCCTGTGAAGCCCCTCAGTGCTGCCCCTGTGGAGGGCAGCCCAGACAGGAAGCAGCCTCGCTCCAGTCTGAGCACAGCTCTGAGCAGTGGGCTGGAGAAGCTCAAGACCGTCACATCGGGCAGCGTTCAGCCTGTGGCTCCAGCCCCCCACGTTGGCCAGACTGTGGATGCCAAGCGGCTGAAG GACTCAGGTGTGCTGGACCAGTCGGCCAAGTACTACCACCTGACCCACGACGAGCTCATCGGCCTGCTCTTGCAGCGGGAGCGGGAGCTGAGCCAGCGGGACGAGCATGTGCAGGAGCTGGAGAGCTACATTGACCGGCTGCTGGTGCGGATCATGGAGACCTCACCCACACTGCTGCAGATCCCCCCTGGCCCCCCAAAGTAG